The nucleotide sequence CCCGAGGTGTCGACCGGCATCCTCTCGCCCGTCGGCAACGAGGGCGACGCCGGCCGCTTCGTCACCAGCGGCGCGTGGTACGACGAGGACGTCGACCTGACGGAGGTGTTCCGCCGGCGGACGAGCCTCCTGAACTCCCGCCGGTCCGCGTCGGTCGACGTCGCGGACACCTGGGAGGGGTTCGTCGGCGTCGGCCGCGAAGTCGCCATCGCCGACCGGCCGGTCGACGTGGAGATCGGTCTCGACGCCGATCCCACCGTCGACTTCGACGCCGACGGCGCCTCGCCCCCGACCGGGCCCAGCGCCCCGGCCCGCTCGGCGTCGCTCGGCGAGAACCCCCACATTCCCCGCGCGGTCGAGAAGACCCTGGAGGACGACGACTGGCGCGCCGAGGGGGCGATCAACTACCTCTACCGCCGCGGGTTCGACGTCTACGAGGTGAACACCATTCTCTCGGCGGGGGCGCTGGGGCGGGCGGAGAACCGCCGGCTCGTCCCGACCCGCTGGTCGATCACCGCCGTCGACGACACCGTCGGGGGGTTCCTTCGCGGCTCGCTCCGGGACGCGCCGAGCGTCGACGGGGTGGAGATCCACCGCAACGAGTTCCTCGGCAACGCCTACTGGGTGATCCTCGCGCCCGGACAGTGGGAGTACGAACTCGTCGAGCTGAAGGCGCCGGGGAGCGTCTGGAACCCCGACCCCGAGGCGGGGATGTGGCTCGCGGCCGACCGCGAGGGCTACGAGGGACGGACCGGCTACGTCGAGGAGACGGCGGGGGCGTACCACGCGGCGCGGCTGGCGGCCCTCGAACACCTGGACGAGCGGGGCCGGACCGCGAAATGTCTCGTCCTCCGGCACGTCTCCGACGACTACTGGGGTCCCGCCGGCGTCTGGCAGGTCCGCGAGGGGGTCCGCCACGCCTTCGAGGGCGAACACGCCACCGCCGAGACCCTCGCGGACGCGGTGCGGGGCGTCGTCGACTACCTCCCCGCGTCGCTCGCCGACCTCCGGCGCAAGTCGGCGATGGTCGCGGGCCTCCAGACGACGCTCGATCGGTTCTGACCTCCGTTCACCACCGCCAGAACGACGGCGTGAAGACGACGAGCACCGAGAGCACCTCCAGACGGCCGATCCACATCAGGAAGACCATGTAGAGTTTGGCGGCGTCGGAGAACGGCAGGAAGCTGTTCATCGGCCCGACGACGCCGAATCCCGGGCCGACGTTCCCCAGCGTGGCGATGGCGACGCTCATCGCGTCCAGTCCCGACAACGACACCGCGGGCGTCCGGAAGCTGTCGAGATAGATGACGACGGTCGAGAGGCCGAACAACAGGAGAAAGAGGAGAACGAACACGAAGACGTCGCGGATCGTCCCCTCGTCGACGGCCTCCCCCTCCAGCCGCAGGGGTCTGACGGCCTCGGGGTGGACGGACGTGAACAGCGATCGGCCGATCGACCGCTTGACGAGCACCCACCGAACGATCTTGATCGAGCCGGCGGCCGACCCCGCGGAGCCGCCGAGGAAGTACGCGAAAAGCAGGATCGTCTGGGCGGAGGCGTCCCACGTGTTGACGTCCATACTCGCGTACCCGGTGGTCGTGACGATGGCGATCACCTGGAAGAGCCCCTGGCGGAGGGCGCCCTCGACGTTCCCCGGGATCACGCCGACCGCGGACGGCGTCTCCGCGAGCCCGACGCCCAGGTAGAGGACGGCCGAGACGACCGCCCCGAAACCGGCCATGGCGAGCAGGTACGATCGGAACTCCGTGTTGTCGAGCAGCCGGCGGGGTTCCCCTTTCAGGACGTACCAGAACAGGGCGAAGTTGGTCCCCGCGACGATCATGAAGGGCATCATCGCCCACTGGACGGCGGGGGCGAACGCCTCGGCGCTCCGGGCCTCGGGCGAGAAGCCACCGGTCGGCAGCGTCGTCAGCGCGTGCGCGACGGCGTTGAAGAGGTCCAT is from Haloplanus salinarum and encodes:
- the nreA gene encoding DNA repair protein NreA: MRLDDFIDIEANERAERRRLAKEKSYEILDHVESVADRVERTVSGDSVVGSVSPSIFVGRSNYPEVSTGILSPVGNEGDAGRFVTSGAWYDEDVDLTEVFRRRTSLLNSRRSASVDVADTWEGFVGVGREVAIADRPVDVEIGLDADPTVDFDADGASPPTGPSAPARSASLGENPHIPRAVEKTLEDDDWRAEGAINYLYRRGFDVYEVNTILSAGALGRAENRRLVPTRWSITAVDDTVGGFLRGSLRDAPSVDGVEIHRNEFLGNAYWVILAPGQWEYELVELKAPGSVWNPDPEAGMWLAADREGYEGRTGYVEETAGAYHAARLAALEHLDERGRTAKCLVLRHVSDDYWGPAGVWQVREGVRHAFEGEHATAETLADAVRGVVDYLPASLADLRRKSAMVAGLQTTLDRF
- a CDS encoding TrkH family potassium uptake protein → MARSRRTYIDYRATVAYVGTVLKYIGVAPTFPFAAALYYGEDPLPFVATSVVMVGGGALLERVRSDGELGNREAFLLVSLAWLAVPLVGTVPYLVAGTGTVANPVNALFESMSGFTTTGATVLGEISVERHGHAMLLWRQLTQWLGGMGILVLMIAILPKLSVGGAQIIDNEAPGLELEKLTPRIQETARALWGIYAGVTLVAAAVYYGLSLVGVAPNMDLFNAVAHALTTLPTGGFSPEARSAEAFAPAVQWAMMPFMIVAGTNFALFWYVLKGEPRRLLDNTEFRSYLLAMAGFGAVVSAVLYLGVGLAETPSAVGVIPGNVEGALRQGLFQVIAIVTTTGYASMDVNTWDASAQTILLFAYFLGGSAGSAAGSIKIVRWVLVKRSIGRSLFTSVHPEAVRPLRLEGEAVDEGTIRDVFVFVLLFLLLFGLSTVVIYLDSFRTPAVSLSGLDAMSVAIATLGNVGPGFGVVGPMNSFLPFSDAAKLYMVFLMWIGRLEVLSVLVVFTPSFWRW